One window from the genome of Oryza glaberrima chromosome 3, OglaRS2, whole genome shotgun sequence encodes:
- the LOC127767655 gene encoding acetate--CoA ligase CCL3-like, whose amino-acid sequence MGSPGHGDAAERDIDDLPRNDANYTALTPLWFLERAAVVHPDRAAVVHGPVRYTWAETYRRCRRLASALAQRSVGPGCTVAVIAPNVPALYEAHFGVPMSGAVVNCVNIRLNAETIAFLLDHSVAEVVMVDQEFFTLAEESLKILAEKKKWSFRPPILIVIGDPTCDPKPLQYALGRGAIEYEEFLKTGDPEFAWKPPKDEWQSIALGYTSGTTSSPKGVVLHHRGAYVMALGVAMVWGMPEGAVYLWTLPMFHCNGWCYTWAMAAMCGTNICLRQVSSKAIYSGIVNHGVTHMCAAPVVFNNLINAPASETFLPLPRVVNIMVAGAAPTPSLLAALSIRGFRVTHTYGLSETYGPSTVCAWKPEWDRLPLEERSRLHCRQGVRYGALEGLDVVDPKTMAPVAADGKSYGEIVMRGNAVMKGYLKNPKANAEAFAGGWYHSGDLGVKHPDGYIEVKDRMKDIIISGGENISSLEVEKVLYAHPAVLEASVVARADEQWGESPCAFVTLKEGADSSDEAAVAGDIMRFCRERMPGYWVPKSVVFGPLPKTATGKIKKHELRTKAKELGPVKKSRM is encoded by the exons ATGGGCTCGCCGGGGCATGGTGATGCGGCGGAGAGGGACATCGACGATCTCCCACGGAACGACGCCAACTACACGGCGCTGACGCCGCTCTGGTTCCTGGAGCGCGCCGCCGTGGTCCACCCGGACAGGGCCGCCGTTGTGCACGGCCCGGTGAGGTACACCTGGGCGGAGAcctaccgccgctgccgccgcctcgcctccgccctcGCGCAGCGATCCGTCGGCCCCGGCTGCACG GTCGCTGTGATTGCTCCAAATGTCCCGGCACTGTATGAAGCTCATTTCGGCGTCCCCATGTCTGGAGCGGTGGTGAACTGCGTAAACATCAGGTTAAACGCCGAGACAATTGCCTTCCTCCTTGACCACTCAGTGGCAGAGGTCGTCATGGTGGACCAGGAATTCTTCACCCTAGCTGAAGAGTCCCTGAAGATACTGGCCGAGAAGAAGAAATGGTCGTTCAGGCCCCCGATCCTGATCGTCATCGGCGACCCGACCTGCGATCCGAAGCCTCTGCAGTACGCTCTGGGGAGAGGAGCGATCGAGTACGAGGAGTTCCTGAAGACCGGTGACCCGGAGTTCGCCTGGAAGCCACCCAAGGATGAATGGCAGAGCATCGCGTTGGGTTACACCTCCGGGACTACTTCGAGCCCCAAGGGCGTCGTGCTGCACCACCGTGGCGCCTATGTCATGGCGCTCGGTGTCGCCATGGTTTGGGGGATGCCTGAGGGAGCTGTGTACCTGTGGACTCTGCCCATGTTCCATTGTAATGGTTGGTGTTACACTTGGGCAATGGCTGCGATGTGTGGAACCAACATATGTCTTCGCCAG GTGAGTTCAAAGGCGATATACTCTGGCATAGTGAACCATGGAGTGACACACATGTGCGCCGCGCCGGTCGTCTTCAACAACCTCATCAACGCTCCGGCGAGCGAGACCTTCCTGCCGCTCCCGCGCGTGGTCAACATCATGGTGGCCGGAGCCGCCCCGACGCCGTCGCTGCTCGCGGCGCTGTCGATCCGCGGCTTCCGCGTGACCCACACGTACGGGCTGTCGGAGACGTACGGCCCGTCGACGGTGTGCGCGTGGAAGCCGGAGTGGGACAGGCTGCCGCTGGAGGAGCGGTCGCGGCTGCACTGCCGGCAGGGCGTGAGGTACGGGGCGCTGGAGGGCCTCGACGTGGTGGACCCGAAGACGAtggcgccggtggccgccgaCGGAAAGTCGTACGGGGAGATCGTGATGCGGGGCAACGCCGTGATGAAGGGCTACCTGAAGAACCCCAAGGCGAACGCGGAGGCGTTCGCCGGCGGGTGGTACCACTCCGGCGACCTTGGGGTGAAGCACCCCGACGGGTACATCGAGGTGAAGGACCGGATGAAGGACATCATCATCTCCGGCGGGGAGAACATCAGCAGCCTGGAGGTGGAGAAGGTGCTGTACGCGCACCCGGCGGTGCTGGAGGCGTCGGTGGTGGCGAGGGCGGACGAGCAGTGGGGGGAGTCGCCGTGCGCGTTCGTGACGCTCAAGGAAGGCGCCGACAGCtccgacgaggcggcggtggccggcgacatCATGCGGTTCTGCAGGGAGAGGATGCCGGGGTACTGGGTGCCCAAGTCGGTGGTGTTCGGGCCGCTGCCCAAGACGGCGACGGGGAAGATCAAGAAGCACGAGCTGAGGACCAAGGCCAAGGAGCTCGGCCCCGTCAAGAAGAGCAGGATGTGA